From the Astatotilapia calliptera chromosome 6, fAstCal1.2, whole genome shotgun sequence genome, one window contains:
- the LOC113023471 gene encoding transmembrane protein 121-like codes for MVTPQPNKPHVCLTAVLIVTSLALIDAYLVEQNPGSRRLAVCVTVLASDACFLVVLRYVAVWAGSEVHTARRGYAMMLWFFYIFVLEIKVYFVYQNYKSQDTAAGVEVVDVGVSRRGLTLLLSICIPIVFITLAAIDHLEYLRPYKKREEIRSRLFWVVLDLLDVVDVQANLWELQSEGLPLWVEGLMFFYCYILLLVLPCVSLSEISMQGVNIVPHKMMLYPILSLATINIITLLIRTGNLLVYGDIRVSGIMMGKNVIAILMKSCSLLQYRKHQPAAPPADRGAEIQKNSQEEVQVYGGQHVGLPRVVIEDFTSIPEEEEEEEEGEEGGDDASQQEVSLNGDEIKEGETQLKQRDTTGLG; via the coding sequence ATGGTTACCCCGCAACCAAACAAGCCCCACGTGTGCCTGACGGCAGTCCTCATCGTGACCAGCCTGGCACTCATAGACGCCTACCTGGTGGAGCAGAATCCGGGTTCCCGGAGGCTCGCTGTGTGCGTCACCGTGTTGGCAAGCGACGCGTGTTTCCTCGTCGTCCTTCGATACGTGGCCGTCTGGGCTGGGTCAGAGGTGCACACCGCGAGGCGAGGCTATGCCATGATGCTCTGGTTCTTCTACATCTTTGTCTTGGAGATCAAGGTCTACTTTGTTTATCAGAACTACAAGTCCCAGGACACGGCCGCAGGTGTGGAGGTGGTGGATGTAGGTGTGTCCCGGAGAGGTCTTACGCTgctgctgtccatctgcattCCCATTGTGTTCATAACACTGGCTGCGATAGATCACCTGGAGTACTTGCGAccatacaaaaaaagagaggagatACGGAGCCGCCTGTTCTGGGTGGTGCTGGACCTGCTGGATGTCGTGGATGTTCAAGCGAACCTGTGGGAGCTTCAAAGTGAAGGACTCCCTCTGTGGGTGGAGGGTTTGATGTTCTTCTACTGCTACATCCTCCTCCTGGTGCTGCCGTGTGTCTCCCTGAGCGAGATCAGCATGCAGGGGGTGAACATCGTCCCCCACAAAATGATGCTCTATCCCATCCTCAGCCTCGCCACCATCAACATCATCACCCTCCTGATCCGCACGGGAAACCTGCTGGTCTACGGGGACATCCGAGTGTCGGGGATCATGATGGGAAAGAATGTGATCGCCATCTTAATGAAGAGCTGCAGCCTGCTGCAGTACAGGAAACACCAGCCGGCTGCTCCTCCGGCGGATCGGGGCGCCGAGATCCAGAAGAACTCTCAGGAGGAGGTTCAGGTGTACGGCGGTCAGCACGTGGGGCTGCCCAGAGTCGTGATTGAGGACTTCACCAGCATcccagaagaggaggaagaggaggaagaaggcgAGGAGGGCGGTGATGATGCCAGTCAACAAGAGGTGAGCTTGAATGGCGATGAGATAAAAGAAGGAGAAACCCAACTGAAGCAACGGGACACGACTGGTTTGGGATAA